The Arvicanthis niloticus isolate mArvNil1 chromosome 8, mArvNil1.pat.X, whole genome shotgun sequence genome segment ccccccatcccccacccccgcctaCTGTACAAGAGCACAATGGCCAGACTACACCCAGGCTGAGTCCCACCAATCCTCTTAACTCATGCCAATCTGATAAAACACAGATGTATCTTTTCTTATACATAATTCTTTGATTATTGTCGAGAGAGAACATTGTATCCTGCCAGAGATACCACTGGGTTTCCTGAGTTGTGCCCGTTTCTCTCttgatcagatttttttttttaattactgattTATAAGTCCTTGAAAGCATTTCTATAAATGAGTGCACCAATGCGTGGTGGTTTATTCTCAATTCCTGCCCCATCCCCAGGTTCTCTTGTTCAGATTCTAGGTGGGTCTATCTATCCTTcagggtttttaaatttttatttcttgacattttatttcatttattgatttgtgtgtgtgtgtgtgtgtgtgtggtgtgtgtgtgtgtgtgtgtgtgtgtgtgtgtgtgtgcatatgtgcaaatGTGCATGTGGGTACtcagagaggatagaagaaggCTTCCCCTAAAGCTGAAGTTGctggtagttgtgagccaccaaatgTAGGTGGTGGGAACCAAGCTCAACTCCCTTGTAAGACCAGCAAGCACTATTAACACTGAGCCattcatttctccagcctctactcttttttttttttttttttttttttttaagctaaaatAATAGACAGTATTTCTGTTACTGCCCAACCCTATGCAGTATAGCAGTGTTCTAACTAATGTTTCCTTTATTTAGCAAAGAGGCTAAAATAATAATGTTAGGTAAAGTACCTGATTGGTTGGTGTCGTCGTTGTTTTTAATGCACTAAGTATACACTAAGTATACATGAACTACATATCTCAAACCTTATAAACAGTATTTAGAACATCCATGTCAACTGTTTTGCAAGGAAGTTTGTCTTTATCTCTCAACATTTACAACCAAGGGCTTGCCACAACTTTCTGATAATTCTAACAAATCCAGATAAAATTCAGGATTAATATGAGTTCCAGGTCCTCACCACACTATTGAATTCTGAGTGCTCATGGGGGCGTGTGTAGGCAAGGATATGACTTAAATTCTCTAGGTTTGCTGGACAGGAATACTTACTGCCCTGTGATTGGTCTTGATAGGTGTGGGCTGGTTTCTGGGGAGATGAACAAAGACAGCAGGCCCTCAGACCAGAAATCAGCTATACTAGTCATGGCGACACAGTTAAGAGTCTTCTATCTTGTTCCACTTCTTCTAGCCAGCTATGTACAGACAACTCCCAGACTGGAAAAGATGAAGGTGAGTAAGGTCCATAGAGAGCACAGCAGGGCTGAGCATGGTCACTTTTGTCTTCGGCCCTTCTTGTAAGAGCCTCGCCTCAGTATTCTTCTCCTGGTGGTTACCTCgaacctttcttcttttcttgaatGAGCTTCACTTCCATAAATAGGAACTGTCGAGTTGCATACAAATAAGGAGGAAAGAGTCCACTAACAAttatcctttctctgctgcttctccaAGTGCGTGCCCCTCACAAGCCATATTAGATCAGAGCAGGTCTGATGATCATGGTCATCAGGTAAGTAGAGACTGGGAGACTGGGGTTTGGAGGAGTTGACTAATCACAGCCCCAGTGATGAATGAAGAAGGAAGGGCttctttgaaaggaaaaaaaaaaaaaaagctaatgtagatttttaaaaataaaggaacacATGGGGAAAAACAATAAGCAGAAGCCTAAAGCATTAGGTTGGGAGTGATAGGTGTCTGAGAATCTAGGATCTAGTCCTAGCTCTGTTCTCAGTTTGAAGCTCAGATGTTTTATCAACAACCTCTATCTGTGTGGCAGTAGAAGGGACAGTCCACAGAATAATAGAAACAGAGGAGGGGACATTAGAAGCCATCAAACATTCACTCACACAGTGGGATAGAACTTCTTGTCTTCCATGAACAATTTATAGCTGCCGGCCCCCAGCACAGTGAGTAGATCTGGCTGTGCTGGTGAGTATCTGTCCACCTTCACATGGCAGGGACCCAGCTaaggcagaaacagaaataaataaaactgagacCGACCTTATAGAGAAATTTAACATGAGGACGTGAAATGAGAATTTCACATAGAACTTATTTCTGATGTGTGGCGATCTGTTCAAACATCTTCAGATGTGACCAGCTAGTCTGTCTCTGGGGTTCTCCATATCCTTTCTTGGCACAcacagtttattgtcatggtgttGGCATATGAGACAGCCATATGAGTAAGAGAGTGGTGACAGGAAAGAGAAATCCATTAAGGAAATGATAGTGTTTTCCACACTGACAGACCTGGGAGCTTCTTTGTGATGCTTTTCTTAGGAGAAAAAGCTCCGCCACCCAGGTATGAGAGCTGCCCAGATGTGGAGACACACTGAATGTAGATCTTATTCCAGGCTAGACGTCTCATTTTATCATGTTCACTAGTGGGGTAGGAAGCCAGAAGAGctaaggaaagagaaggaactAGGCTGTCATGAAGCACTGAAGCAATGAAAATGTGGCTCACATAGAGAGCAACAGGCAGTGTGACTTTAAACCAGGGCTGTGTGTGGCCTCGGTTTCATAAAAGCAGGGGTTTTTTTCTCTGTgacatttgtttttagtttctttccttcaGATTTGTCCACACATGGCCTGACCTCCATGTCACCACTTACTTGTCACTCCTCAGGAGAAAACAGTGACCCCTCCATGTCCCTCCTTTCTCCACATGAGCAATAGATTTCACATGACACCTCactttttgggtttctttttctttttaaagatttatatattttatccatatgagtacactgtctgagtacacaccagaaaagggcatcagatctcattatagatggttgttagccaccatgtggttgctgggaattgaactcaggacctctggaagagcagttagtgctctaaactactgagccatctctccagcccacttttttggttttctaatctCTTACACAATTCTGTCTGTTCTCTGAATCCCAGTTAACACCTTTACTGTCCACGTGGGCTTTGGACGATCAAAGAGCCGTGACCACTGCTGTCACTCATAACAAAGCTTTCCAAATTCTTCCAGATGGACTGCTACAAGGACGTGAAAGGCACCATCTACGACTACGAGGCTCTGTCTCTTAATGGGAAGGAACACATTCCGTTCAAACAGTATGCAGGAAAGCATGTCCTCTTTGTCAATGTGGCTACCTATTGTGGTCTGACAATCCAGTACCCTGGTAAGAATTCAGAGCCGTGTGACTTCATGACGAAATTTTTTAGCTGACTATATTCTGAACTACATTGGGTATGTTATTCCAATTCCATATGTAATTTACTTCCTTTTCTGATGTCTTAATTCAGCAAGGAACAGCCCACAGCCAAACCTAGACAATTTTCATTAAAGGTTTTTTTGGAGCACAGCACATACTCGGCTGTGGCTGCTTTCACATCCTAAGGCAGAGGTCAGTAGTTGAGGGGATACTAATGATGGAAAGCATGTGATTTGCAAAAACTGAGATTCCATTCAGCTCTTCACATAAGACAACAAAGCGGCTGGCCATTCCCCCTTGGGTATGCCTGGTATCTTGTTTGAGACTGTCACTGGAATCAATATGCATAAATGAATTTGGTAATATATCAATGAGTCTGAAAATTCCAGAAGTTTCCTTGACGAATACAGGAGAGAAGATCcatgtttttgagatttttccAGGGAAAGTTATAATGACCACAAAAGGGGGAACCGGGGCTTTATACCTGGTGTAGCATATGACCAGAATAGAAGCTGGTGGAGAAGGCTCCTGGTTGTTTGAACTAATAAGGTCTTCTTGTGGATTGTTATGGTGTGCACTGTGCTTTGCAGAAGTAATAGATTCAAGAGGCTCAAAAGTCAAAGGGACAaaatctctctgcttcttgctccCCGCTCCCCAGAATACTGTCACATTTGTGAGAGATGTTCTTTCTTCTCAAGCCCCTATTGTTAACATTGTGAGCACTATTTGATGACTTCGAAAttaataatatacatttaaagTCATCCCAATCCCTCATTCTTTTTGAATCGAAGCATAATTCATCTTATCAGTTTATAGAGGCcttaaaaatgaattatatcCTGGTGTGGTAATGCATAGCTGTGATTCTTATTCTCTCTTCAAAGACTGAGGAAGGAAGGCCATGAGCCTCAGCCTGAACTAATAGGATGACCATATCtcaatgaggaaaaaaacaaagcaatctacttatttaatttacatttggCAGGTAACAGATGAGTAAACCTGGGAAGAGTTACTAAGGGGCTGAAAGTCagacttcctctctctctctttctctctccctctctccctctctccctctctccctctctccctctctccctctctccctctctaccgctctccctctctccctctctcccgctctccctctctcctggaGAGAGGGATTGTCTGCTAAAGATGAGAGAgcgaggaggaagagaggaaagcgTGTGGAAACAGGGAGGCACTCTCCAACTTTAAAGGGGCCTTTGAGAGAGTCCAATTGGCCAAGCTGAATCCTTAAGTGATAGGCTCATATTTGTAGAGCCCAGAAAGGGTCAAAAAGGAAACAACCATCACAGTCTAAACAGGGCAGTCAGAACACTTCATGAAGTGGACAACGGGAACACTGAAGTTTGAGCATTACTTCAACtttagggacttttttttttttttttaagtaaaattcattttttattttcccagGATGGGATATCAAGAAGTTCAGCTTGAAGCTCTTGGCTTCTACCTGCACTTGCTCAGCATGAGCCAGCCTGTACCCAGGAGAGAGCCATGCTACCCATGCATGCCTATTCCTCTAGAGAAAGGAAGGTCTATTCTCTCAGTCAGCCGGCAAGGAGGCTAGATAATGAGCTGGAGTATTCTCAGCTGGTTTTGGTTTAAATACTGTCTGGGTTTTGAGCCGCAACATTGGCTGGCACCATCTCAGAGGAATGGATTTGGAAATGGGACTTGGGAATCCTtgttcaaaaacaaaccaactaacAAAACAACCTGGTTGTGAGTTTAAGAATGTTGCTCAATAAGGGGGCTCAGAATGCAGGTCTAGCTGCAGTCACGATGTTCAGACTCTCTGATGTACAGGTGGATTCCtccttctggttccttctctgtAAAATGACTAGCCCATAGGGTCTTCCtctggtcagcctgggctatatatatTCCCATATGTTAGTTATGGTAGCAACAGACCAATGGATTCTTCCTGGATGGAGGGTCTCCAGGTCAGGCCATTTTGCTGTCTGTTTTCTAACCACAGAACTGAATGCACTCCAGGAGGATCTGAAGCCACTTGGCTTGGTAATATTGGGCTTTCCCTGCAACCAATTTGGAAAGCAAGAACCAGGAGAAAGTTCAGAGATTCTTGCTGGGCTCAAGTAAGTACCTGCCTAAAGCTCTGTAAGAGGTCTCATTGccttccctgtatcagagacccttcagctcctccaaATTGCCAGGGAATGTGGTGACTAATGGGTTTGGGGCACTTGCAAGTGGATTTTAATGGATGAGAATCTTGACAAAGCCCCATTCAGTCTCTGGATGGATCGATGGTGGAGAAATTGGAGATCAGCTAGTCCTGAGACAGGAGCAGTTAAAGGAGTGAAGATAGACTAGAATCAAATCAAGAAAATGAAGTGAACCAGGGAAACCAACACACATGCCCTTGGCTCCTCCATGCCTCTACCCGCTGCACATCTCTGCCTCTTTATGCTCTTCCTGTCTGCATCTCACCATCCTAACTTGTACCCTTATGTCCTAACCTTTGGCTTGTTGCAGGTATGTTCGTCCAGGAAAAGGATTTTTACCTAATTTCCAGCTTTTTGCGAAAGGGGATGTAAATGGTGAAAAAGAGCAGAAAATCTTTACCTTCTTGAAGGTGAGTGAATTGTCTGGTTCCTCTCCTCCAGTCTTCCTACTATCCCTTAGGAGCTTAAAATCTCCATAGGTTGGTTATCGTAGAAACAGGCCCAAGGGCTTATTCCTGGATGTGGGGGTAAATCTTTCTGGATGAAATCTGCTCAGCATAGAGATGTGAGCTCATATGTCATAAAGACATGAGTCTGTTAGCATCCGCGGGACTCTGGCTTTGTGAGGAATAGGCAGTGTGCAGTGGCAGCTTCTACTTG includes the following:
- the LOC117714035 gene encoding epididymal secretory glutathione peroxidase translates to MSVFIAALVRITTKWKQPESPTEERAKKAHSNLQCLTWSTCRRQKARKMPLKVGRESGQRGGHSTAHRCGLVSGEMNKDSRPSDQKSAILVMATQLRVFYLVPLLLASYVQTTPRLEKMKMDCYKDVKGTIYDYEALSLNGKEHIPFKQYAGKHVLFVNVATYCGLTIQYPELNALQEDLKPLGLVILGFPCNQFGKQEPGESSEILAGLKYVRPGKGFLPNFQLFAKGDVNGEKEQKIFTFLKRSCPHPSETVVTSKHSLWEPIKVHDIRWNFEKFLVGPNGVPVMRWFHQAPVSTVKSDILEYLKNFKTI